One genomic region from Nilaparvata lugens isolate BPH chromosome 3, ASM1435652v1, whole genome shotgun sequence encodes:
- the LOC120350675 gene encoding uncharacterized protein LOC120350675: MVDSQLEVLNEEVFLLDGERYKIMDNVEIQETNYNQDLVTDLNDLENDGVESAMDKSQFISNVPVQEAKETNCDQTFKPCTENNVNDDFVESNVDESRLMQDVEEVPSEETTFNQTFKPCTENNVNDDFVESNVDESRLMQDVEDVDIEEVPSEDNADDPTFEPDKETPSCQKKKGKKKTSRWHKRSPDQWDRNIVKRRR; the protein is encoded by the exons ATGGTTGATTCACAATTGGAAGTTTTGAATGAGGAAGTATTCCTGCTTGATGGAGAAAGATACAAAATCATGGATAATGTTGAAATACAG GAAACTAATTACAACCAAGATTTGGTAACAGACTTGAATGATCTGGAAAATGATGGAGTTGAGTCTGCTATGGATAAAagtcaattcatttcaaatgtTCCTGTTCAAGAAGCTAAG gAGACTAACTGCGATCAAACTTTCAAACCATGTACAGAAAATAATGTGAATGATGATTTTGTTGAGTCTAATGTTGATGAAAGCAGATTAATGCAAGATGTTGAAGAAGTTCCATCTGAA gAGACAACCTTCAATCAAACTTTCAAACCATGTACAGAAAATAATGTGAATGATGATTTTGTTGAGTCTAATGTCGATGAAAGCAGATTAATGCAAGATGTTGAAGATGTGGATATTGAAGAAGTTCCATCTGAA GACAATGCTGATGATCCTACATTCGAGCCTGATAAGGAGACTCCATCTTgtcagaagaagaaggggaaaaaGAAAACATCTAGATGGCACAAGAGAAGTCCAGATCAATGGGATAGAAATATTGTGAAGAGAAGGAGGTAG